Sequence from the Muntiacus reevesi chromosome 9, mMunRee1.1, whole genome shotgun sequence genome:
TTATATTGTTATGTTTATTTTCCATGCtcactttgttttttccagaactTCCTCGTAGCATTTCTTTGCCTCTAAATTTCTGAGCGTGCAAGCCTGAGAGATTTAGCAAGGGGGTTTTCGAAGTATAAAATGCAGCCGTGGTCTGCTTGCTGCAAACAAGCAGGGTACAAAGACTGAGAGGGCCACATGGTGTGGGAGACACGGATGGAGAGGAACTGCCGTCTCTCCTCCAACCTGTACGCCTTTGGGGAGCACAGATGACCACACAGGAGACCATTAAGGGAAAATATTTCACAGGCAGAAGAGCCCACTGCTGGGAGCAGCAGAGGTCAAGGCTGTGACTGCGCACGCAAACGAGCTTCCACACAGGGTTTGCGTCACACATGAGCGTCTACGGCTCTGTGGCCACGGACAGGCGCCCGCACCATGAGGAGAGCCTGGGTGGCAGCGGGTCCAGCCCTCTAGCTCACGCCGCCTGAAAGAAGAAGCCTCATCCCTGCCGCTCATGGTGGTTTTACAGCCCAGGTTTTGCAAACGGCCGCATAGCGCTCACTGGCAACCAGTGTGGGCAGAATGGTCTCAGCACCAGTAGACTCTCAGCAAACATTAGAGACCCGAACTTGCTGaaaagagaagattttttttttttttcttacagcaaAAGTCAGCTAGCATTTTAGGCGTCAGAGCTGAAGAACAACAGCTAGCCACTAGGTGTCAGAAACACAGACAGGAAACTCGAGCTCTGCCCAAGCCTACAACAGGTGACGTGTTGGCTGAAGACACCTCCAGTGACGGCAATAGGTTTATAAGCTCTTCCTAAAGTGGCCTTCTTAAAATGAATCTCATTGAAAATAACACCTGAAAATTGTTTAGTGACTAgacacttttaaatatatttaacttaattttcattctaaactatattatttttctgatttatattcaaattatttattttttaataattttgaaatagaacTATGAAGATCTAGGCATATTTCTGAAAAACAATAGGAATAAAGAACTACCAGTCTCCACACAGATCAAAATGTGTTACATATCATAGCAATTCTATGCCAACCTGCACATGAATAAGGAGATCATTGAAACAGAAGATTGTCTTGAATTGGACCCAAAAACGCTGGGATATAATAGTCAGGTTTCAAATTAATGACAAAAACATAATTatgagactatttttaaaaacctcaaaatATCGTGAAAACACTAAAATTTCAGTCACTTTTCAACTCTTataccaaaaataaattcaagatgaATCAAGCTTCTTAATATAAGAGATAAagaggctttaaaaattaaatactgaaaaagaatTGAGGAATATTTCACCCAagtggaatgggaaaaaaatttccaagtaggatacaaaaaaacaaaaaaaaattgaatataaaatgtaaaaaaaaaaattacatgcaaGAAGCATTCTACATAGTTCAAAAAGTTAAGAACATATAACCAGAAAGTATTAACTACATATGCAATGgtaaaaaaagattatttctttagttcataaatatatcataaaaatcagtatgaaaaagagaaagaattgaatgaaatgggtaaaagaaatattattttcacaaaaaaatcaaattaaatatgtGGAAAGATGACCAAACTAAATTATATCAAAACAGTCATTGCTAAAGTACAACTTGAATCAAATGTCATTTTTATCAGGTACTGCTCATTGAGATGTGGACAAAAGTATTCTCACCGACAGCGGATAGGACTGTAACTATTAGAAGATGCTCAAGAATGCTAGTTTGGCTACAACTatcaatatcaacattttaaatgcatatactaCCTGACCATTGATTCAAATATTATAGCAATGATTCTATGCCAATGAATTCATATTTACCTATTTATAAGACCATATATTTTTGAATAACTCTTTGTCATAGAAAGGTTTAGCAAGAAACTGGAGAGGAATGTACACATTAATTCTAGTAAAAATTTATAAGGAGTGTTGCCCACCATAAGAAAAATTAAGGTTATATATAAggattgggcttcctaggtagcagaGTGGTCAGGAATCTACCTGtgaattcaggagatgcaagagagcagtgtttgtccctgggtcaggaaaatcccctggaggaggaaatgacagcccactccagtaatcttgcctgtaaAATGCACTCAGTAtatggactggaatgaaaacattttcaagattttgcatAGTAAAAGCgagtgttaaatatatatatagaaacaaATATCCGTATGTTAAATACACTTGCATGTACCAAGATTATTACCAGATGAAAAGAAGCCAATTTAAGCCAACctctagcatcactgactcaatgggcatgaatctgagcaaactccaggagagagtgaaggacagcggagtctggcatgctgccgtccatggggtcgcagagtcggacacgacttagtgaccgaacagcaGCTGAGGACGAGGGCTGGGAAATGCTGAGGGAAAGAGGAAATTCATTTGAAACTCTATCCCATATTGTTTGGTTTCATTCATTCTGTTTgctaatgcatgctaagtcacttcagtcgtgtctgactctttgcaacccacgaactgtagcccacaaaacTCCTCTGACAATGGTGATTCAAGAGTGGGTAGCcacgcactcctccaggggatcatcctgaccctggtctcctccattggtagatggattctttaccaccagcaccacctggaaaatctTGATTATTAATATCTTAGTTCAACATTACTTGcaaacaaaaacatataaaattaaaaattttgtgtataaTTTTCCCACTATAAGTTTCATCACCATATATTATTAATTCTCACTATATAGGCGTTAGCCTTTCAGGTACAGTGATAAACAAGGAGTTATAGACCTTCCATTATAGTAGGGAGGGAAACTGCTAATAACAGCACAGTTCTATAATTACAttagttaaaaataattactgtatattcattggagaaAGTGAAtctagaaacaaattttaaaatgacttcagcATTCTAAGAAAATGGACTCTGATGTCAAATGTCTCCCTTCATAGGAAATGATGCACTTCTTTAATATgggataaaaatgtttcttctccAGAGCTTCTTCAGAGCATTAGTtaactcagaatttcttagactgtagattaGTGGGTTCAGCATGGGAGTTATGACTGTATAGAACACACTCACAgatttgtcaatggggaaggtcttagcaggtcttgtgaaaatacagggaacaaagaagcagacaaccacagtgatgtgggagccacaggtctggagggctttccgcctcccttcctgactcaggttcttcagagagcgCAGGATGACCCCGTAGGAgacgagtaagagcagaaacccaagagtgcagatcagtcctccattgacCACAACTAAGACGCCAGTGAcataggtgtcagtacagacgagtttCAGTAGAGGGAACATGTCACACAAaaagtgatcaatgacattggggccacagaatgggagcccgTAAACAGTGCTGAGTTGAATTGCTGAGTgtagaaaacctccaacccaggacaccaccagcaaCACAACACAtaccctctgcctcatgatcaccagataatgaaagggcttacagatggccacatagcggtcataggccatcaccagcagaagtaCGATCTCTGATCCACcaaaaaagtgctctgtaaataGCTGGGTCATGCAAGATTTAAAAGATacgattttttttccccaaagaacaagtctgaaatcaatcTAGGTGTAATACAAGAAGAGTAAGtgacatccataaatgataagctagcaagaaaaaagtacatcggtGAGTTCAGGTTCCTACTGACAGTTATAGTCACAACTATGAGCAGGTTtcccaccacagtcaagatatagAAGAATAAGAACGTAACAaaaaggactttctgctcctttggattctgtgtgaggCCCAAGAGGATGAAGTAAGTTACATTGCTCCTTGTTTCCATCTAGTCAGTCTAAATTCTATGTTCACTTGTTAGAAGCAGAGTACCTACAAAACAAGGggaaaacttttaaatgaattaaattttcatCTGCTGTTATATATTCAATTAAAAGAATGTGTGTCAAGAGTCTTTTCATGTCCAATGTGTCATTGATAGTGTATCTCCAAGTTGAATAAGGTAGAGTTACTTGCCCTCATGATATAATACAGGAATAGGGATAAGATAATTCCAGATCCGTATAATAAGTTTTAAGGAAATTCACAAACGATGAGTCATAGTACAGTTATGCATCAATAATAATTAAATCAGAGAAAACTTTCCAGAGAAATTAATGCtttagctgaattttttttttttaagtgaaacaacAAGAATGGACTGGAAGGGAATTCAGTGAAGTCACAAAACTGTAAAAGTGAGGTTCATGGTAATTTACATAATCAATGTGAGTAGATCAAATCATGAATAGAAGGTTTCTGTCCTGAATTGTCCCAGATCTCACTGATACTTCTTAGGTCTTTAAGtggatatttcccttttcctgaccaGTAAACACTGCAACAGTCTAATTGTGTGTCTCCAAACCCTGTGTTTCCCCTAATTTTCCAATATGTATATGCAGCATCTCTAAATGTGGACAAGCAACTGAATGGCAATTTAGTATTTACAAaactaacttttttattttccacaataTGTAGCACTTCCTGTATGAAATTTGACATGTTGCCTTTTACCTTGctaaatgatataatttttcaTGCTATTGTTCAGACAAAAAGTTTCAGTgctcttcacttattttttactcttataaaacataaataaatcctATTGACTCTACTtccaaaatatatcacaaattgGAATAgtctcatctatttttttctgctatacttttttttttttaagtttcttcatAGTCCACAGTGATAGCCTCCTCCCAAGTCTCTCCGTGtttattctggcctccaaaaGCTGGTTTTCAGAAGCAGCCCGAATTGTCCTTCCCAGTCTTGTTCTGACGGTATCACCACCCTGCTGCTCAGAAGTCTTACAGTATATTCCAATAATGCAGTCATAGTTTAATGtatcacatttaatatttaatatcataTACTACAATCCCTGTTTCATCACTAAAAAATACTAAGAGTCAGAACATCTAtttcattttcccaaagtcacacatttttaaatgctatacTTAGAACTGAATCCAAGTTTGATTTATTTCAAAGTAAGTTAATTTCTTTCATAATAAAGAAGGTCTCTCAATTGTTAGCCTGTTTTCCAGTATTTTCCATTAGTCTTACCTTGCAGAGGCTTGTTCACAAATTGATGAATGAGTTTTAACACAATGTAAGTCCTGGAATTCTTTCATCCAGTATGACAGTAGAGAGCAAAAGTGTGCCTTATTATCTGAGGATATAAATTTGTACAGTCATTTGACCGTCCATTTTCTAAATGGATTCTTCTCATTATTCAGAGGGTCATTTTTATATGCAagattatttgaaaggaattccTTGGtgtacacagaaaagaaaaaccttaatcacattaggaaatttatcaaaatggcCAACAAATTCTATATAAACATATGAAGATGGCAACTAGTCATTTCCCAGGGAACTTTTTCATAAGTAACCTCTTCcctaataacattaaaaagaaaaatagcattgaTTGTTTAGCCCATCTCACTTCTGTCACGTTGACATGGCCAGACTAGTTCAaactgaaattttgaaatatatttctatgATATTTTTTAAGTCTAAGAAAGGACCTCCTGAAAAGTTGGTGCAAGTTACTAAGTGGATAGCATTTTCTTCCTGttaagaatgaagatcatggagTATTTCATCCCCTCATGTTGCAATTATTATTGAATCTTAGAGTTGGAATGTGTCCAAGACTGATTCTTGCTCAATTaattcagtgggattttccaCAAACTTTTCAAATAACATCTGTATGTAACGATATTAATAGGCCAAATCACATAGTTCATGTCAGAACAAATAGTACTTTAGAATCTCTATAAGACTGCTGCCAatcaagaataaaatatcaaCCCAGTCATTTTGCTCCAGTGAACTTACTTGTTATATATTTCCCCACCTGAAATagcaagattttctttccttttatttcatactCAGCTTAATCATCATAAAATTtggttagaaatatgaaaattatatcaaaagacacaattaaatatatcaaaattgtAGATATAAGAGCTAATAGTTTAAACAattagcaacttttaaaaaagtaggaTGCCTCTGCTAGGCCAGCAACTGTGCTATAAGTAAGGACACACAATTAATAAAACCAGGGTTAAATcatgtaaaaaattttttcttgcattcctgtattattttctcagaataaagtcagacaataaagaaggagACATTCAGTAATTGTAGTTGTGTTAATGGCTTGTAATATAAGAAATAGTTTACTGTAACAGAAAATAAGAGGAAGTTCTACTGTGGATAATGTAATCAGAGATGGCCTTTCttaaaaagtgatatttaaacTCAGATTAAAAAGATAGGTAGTGACTACCATTAGAAGTACTGTTACAGAAAGCAAAgctaagtaaaaatttaaaaataaaattatttcacttcaGAGAATAGGCGCTACACTTAGAAAAAAtctgagtaacatggaaacttccattaccatatgtaagacagatagacaatgggaatttgctgtgtgattcaggaaactcaaacaggggctctgtatcaccctagaggagtgggatgggagggaatatgtgtatatttatggctgattcatgttggggtTTGACAGTTCACAACAACATTctgtacagcaattatccttcaaaaaaaaataaattaattttttattaaggaCTTGTGAAAGTGTGCCCACTGTCTTCTTTCAGATTTTAACGTGGAAGTTTCAAAGCTTTAGTGCTGAGGATGATGTTTGCGGTGGAGCAGTCACATGTGGACTTTATTATGTCCAGGCACATTCCTTCTATTTCAAACTTGCTGACAGTATTTTGTGAAATGTTGTTGAAGTTTTATGTGGTCATGAACAAGCCaagcagaaattaagaaaataattccacttaCAAGAGCACCAAAACGAAGAAAATAGTTAAGAGAAAACTTAATCAATGAGACAAAAGCATTTTAAACTGAACATCACAAAACTTTATTCAGAGATATTATGGAACACATAGATATATGGGAAGCCATTTATGAACTAGAATATTTAATAGTATTTAGATGTTACTATCGCTtcaagtgatctacagattctgTACACTTCCtatcaaaactataaaaatgttttttgcagaagtagaaaaattcatgataaaattcGTATGGACTATTAAGGACTTCAAAATtgccaaaacagttttgaaaaggagaaaagttgGAGGTCTCACACTTCCTTGCTCTaaaacatactacaaagctacagtaaccgCAGCACTAGTATTGAGATAAAGATGGACAACAGACTGATGGAGTAAACAGActctagaaataaacctttgtaTATGTCCCAGATAATTTTCAACAAGACTGCCAAgagcattttatgaaaaaaaaaaaagatataatatggaattaagtgaaaaaagacagtcacaaaaaacaaatactgtatgattccacttgacTGAGaaacttatgaaaaaaaaaaagatataatatggaattaagtgaaaaaagacagtcacaaaaaacaaatactgtatgattccacttgacTGAGACACTTAAAGAGTCAAATTATGGagaaaaagtagaatggtggctgcccACAGGTCAGTGAGGGAAAATGGGGAATTTTGTTTAACGGTTTTAGAATTTCAGCTTGAGATGTTGGGAAAGTTCTGGATATAGACAGTGGTCATAACTTAATGTCACTTTAAGATGATTAAAGTTATGAATTTTGTCATGTATACTTggccataattttaaaagtaaatataagatCTAAGGTGACCTCATTAATTGATTTATGACGTGAATATAGAGTATAGCTTGATAGCCCAAAGTAAAGGCAAATATCATCGGCTTCAGATACATCTGGGGAATTTAAGAGGCAAATATGTCTATCCAATGACAAAACTACTAAATTAAAATCTCTATCTTTAAGTTTTTATTAATTTGGAGCGTGTATGCCTGTGTGCTGTGgtttcagtcgcgtctgactctgtaaacgtgtggactgcagcccgcagactcctctgtccatgggatgatcctGACAAGAGCAGTGGAGTGCAGCGCCTCGCCCccctccatggggtcttcccggCCCAAGCCTGCATCTGCTGTGGCCCCTGAATTACAGGCGgattaccacagagccaccgggaagcccacaTTAGACTGCAGTGATTTACAACGTGCCAGTTTCAGATCTACAGCAAAGGACTGagttatacatacacacgcatctaccttttctccatttcttttcccacttagttTATTACAAAgtgtgagcagagttccctgtgctgtacagtaggacttgTTATAATCCATGTTAAACATGTGGTGCCTTAGTTCAACTCTTGCGGTACCAGGGAcagcagcctgctaggctcctctgtccatgggattttcctgcaagaatactggagagggatgccatgcccgcctccacgaggtctcctgacccaggggtccagcCCACATCTCCTCTAGctcttgctttgcaggtggattctttaccacagagccagcgGGAAAGTCCATGTTAGAGTATAGTTATTAGCCTGTCTACATTGCTACAATTGTCTACATTGCTAAAAAatgtctacagcaaagtgactgacttacacatatacatgtatctactctttttcaaattctgttcccatttagtttattacaaaatatggagcagagttccctgtgctatacagtaggccctgctataatctattttaaatatacgaGTGCATatcggtggagaaggaaatggcagtccactccagtgttcttgcctggagaatcccagggacaggggagcctggtgggctgccgtctatggggtcgcacagagtcggacacgactgcagtgactcagcagcagcagcagtgtgtattgggcgcttctctggtggttcactgGTCAGGAACCCACCTGTAACGCAGAAGacaccagagacctgggttccatcactgggttgagacgatccctggaggagggcatcgcagCCCGCAAGCCTAGGTGTATTTCTGAGAAACAATAAGAAGGAGAGACTGCTAGTCTCCTCACAGACCAAAATGTGTTACATATAATGGCAATTATGTGTCAACCTGCACATGAAAAAAGAGATTAGTGAAGCAGAAGAGTGTCTTGAATTGGATCCAAATACACTGGGATTTCAGGAAACAAAAATCAGGATTTCaagttaatggcaaaaagatagctatgcaactatttttaaaaaccataaaatatagAGAAACCACTAAAATTTCAATCCCTCTTTAACTCCTAtagcaaaataaattcaagattaatcaaaagttttaatataagatataaaaatgctttgtaaaaaaaAGCACTGGAAAAGAATTGAAGACTATTTGGCACAAGTGGAATGGGAAAATGTATCTTTCTAAGCAAgatacacaaatgaaaaaaattgaaaataaaatgtaaaaataaaaaatttacatgCAAAAATCATTTTACATAGTTTATAAAGTTAAAACCATGTAaccaggaaatggagaaggaaatggcaacccactccagtattcttgcctggaaatcccatggacagataagcctggcgggctacagtccatagggtagaaaaagagtcagacacaacttagcaagtaaacaacaagaaatctaatttttaaatctaatttgaTGTCATATCGTGTGTGCATTTTTATCATCCCTTTTGAACTAATATTATATCATGCACTTTTTCTCATGTcttcaaattttctttgaaaacacaAGTTTTTAATAGCTGCATGATAATCCATCTTATGAATAGATTGCATGCATTTACTTGTCAAATATTTTTGGTTGTTTAGGTTTTTgcttttcactgcagtgagtggtACCGTAGTCCTGTGTTCTTATTCTATTTGTTTagcagctggtggctcagacggtaaagaatccacctgcagtgcaggagaccttggttcagtccctgggatgggaagatccccgggagaagggcacGGCTACCCACCTCAATATTCTgggctggacagaggagcctggcaggtcccagtccttggggtcacaacaAGCAGGACACAGCTGAGGCACTTTCACACAACCAGAAAGCATAAACCACTCACGCAGTGGTAAAAGTGATTGTTTCTTACTATATAAACATCTCATAAAAATCAGTATGGAAAAGACTAACCATTAAATaggtaaaatttaaatgaatatatatatatatataaatttgtttatttttatatacatataaactcacagaaaatacaaatcaaattgAACATGTGGAAAGATTATGGAAATCAGTTATATCAAAAGGGTTGTGGTTAAAGAATAAGAGTAACTTTAATCAGATGTCATATATATTTATCAGGTACTGGTGATTGAATTGTGGACAAAAGAATTCTCATAGAGTGGACAGGACTATAACTACTTAACCTCAAGTGTGGTAATGTGGCAATAACTATCAATATCAacatttaaatgcatatattatctGACCATTCATTCTAATATCATAGGAACAATGCTATccctataaaattatatttattatacataaaaCATATATTAATCAGAATATTATTTGCCTTATGAAAAGTTTAGCAATCACATTAATAGAAATGTACACATTAATTTCACTATAAATTTATAAGGAGAACTGTGcaccataagaaaaattatatatgactCGGCTtctgactgggcttcccaggtggcacagtgggaatctggctgccagttcaggagacgcagaagacacaagctcgatcctgggtcaggaagatcccctggagtatgaaatggcaacccactccagcattcttgcctgggaaattcctcgGACAGAGGGGACGGGCAGGCTATAAtatatgggatctcaaagagtcagaaactacAAGCAACTGATCATGTATGTACAAAATATATGGACTTATATGGAAACATCTTCAAGATGCTGCATAGTAAAAGCAAGTGTTACATATATAGAAAGAAGcaaatatatgtatgttaatTACACTTGCTTTTGCAAAGATTATTAccagatgaaaagaaacaaatttagggCCAACAACTAGGGCtggaaaatgctgagaaaaaaataggaaattcatGTGATCCTGCATACCATATGGTTTGGTTTACATTTACGCTGTTTATTGATATCTCTTTTACTTCAAATCTTCTTGTAAATAGGAGAGTATTAAGTTAAAGATTTTGTGCATAATGCCACAGaagtataataaaaaaagaagatatatataaataaatattttaaattttataaataaaaaagttcatttaaatGATGAGTCTAAATAAAAATCATCCTGTCCTGAAAAAGAGTTGTTGTTATTCAACCTCTAAGTCCAACTCTGTGCTTCTCCATGAACTGCAATAtcgtttttgctctttttttcatgAAACGGAGTGAAAAATATGAATCCGTAAATtggttgggctttccaggtggctctagtggtaaagaactcagcagccaatgcaggagacataatagatgccagttcattccctgggtcaggaagatcccctggaggagggcatggcaacccactctagtattcttgcctggagactcccatggacagaggagcctggtgggctacagtccctagggtcacatagactcggacaagactgaagggactgagcataCATAAATTAGTTAAAAATCAGTGCAATAATATTCTAATGAattcattatacattttttttttggctatataGGTTTTATGCCATTCTGGGTACAGTTATAAACAAGTAATTATAGACCTTACATTCTAGTAAGCAGAAAAGCTGTTATTAATAGCACAGGTGTATAATTGCAATCTTTAATGATAATTATCATAAATttgttcaagaaaaagaaatcagaatcaaattttaaaatggcttccctggtggctaatattgtaaagaatcttcctgcaatgggggagacctggattcgatcgctgggttgagaaggtcacatggaggagagtgtggcaattcattccagtatccttgtctggagaatccccatggacagaggagactggcaggctacagtccatgcaattgcaagcagctgacatgactgagtgactgagcacaaatgcTTCTGCATTCAAAGGAAATGTTCCCTGATGTCAAATGACACCCTTCATAGTAATCAGTGCACTTACTTAAAATGAGATATgatgttccttctccagagcttctTCATAGCACTAGTTAACTCAGAGtttcttagactgtagattaatgggttcagcatgggactgatgactgtataaaacacactcaatgatttgtcaatggggaaggtcttagcaggtctTGCATTTACAAATATAGAGGGAACAAAAaagcagacaaccacagtgaCGTGGGAaacacaggtctggagggctttccgcctcccttcctgactcaggttcttcagagagtgcaggataACTCCGTAGGAGATGAGTAAGAGCAGAAAACCAagagtgcagatcagtcctccattaGCCAGCACTAAGATGCCAATGAGataggtgtcagtacagacgagtttCAGTAAAGGGAACATGTCACACATAAAGTGATCAATGatattggggccacagaatgggagcccgTAAACAGTGCTGAGCTGAATCactgagtgcagaaaacctccaacccaggacaccaccagcagcgcaacacacaccctctgcctcatgatcaccagataatgcaagggcttacagatggccacgtagcggtcataggccatcaccagcagaagtaGGATCTCAGATCCACcaaaaaagtgctctgtaaacaaCTGAGTCATGCAAGATTCAAATGatatgattttttcccctaagaacaagtctgaaatcaGTCTAGGTGTAATACAAGAAGAATAAGtgacatccataaatgataagctagcaagaaaaaagtacatcggtgagttcagggtcttactgacaGTTATAGTCACAATAATGACCAGGTTACCCATCAGGGTCGAAATGTAGAAGAAGAAGAACATAACAAAAATTACTTTCTGTTCCTTTGGATTCTGAGTGAGGCCCAGAAGGACAAAGTAAGTTACATTGTGCCTTGGTTCCATCCAGTCTGGACAGAAGCTGAGTTCAGGTATTAGAAGCAGTTAGTCTAAAAGACAAGGGGAAGaacatttaatttgaaaaaaaaaaaaaaaaacactttaaggGGAAAACACTTATATGCACAATTGTTTGTTTACATATTCACTTGAAGAATGTATGTAGAACGTCTATTTTTGTCTGTCACTGACATTTTGATTACAAGTTGAGTAAGGCATAGTTTCTTTCCCTCAGTGATATGGTACATAACAAGGGATCAGGCAATTCCAGACCCAAGTTATATATGCCATTAATATTTggtttccctggtgctcagatggtgaagaatctgcctgcagtgcaggagacctaggtttgattccagGATTGTTAAcattcactggaggaggaaatggcaacccactccattatcttgcctggaaaattccatggagagagcagcctggaAAATTATAGTCCAAGTAGTCAcaaagatcagacatgactgagcaactgtattttttttttttttaat
This genomic interval carries:
- the LOC136175451 gene encoding olfactory receptor 4A47-like — translated: MEPRHNVTYFVLLGLTQNPKEQKVIFVMFFFFYISTLMGNLVIIVTITVSKTLNSPMYFFLASLSFMDVTYSSCITPRLISDLFLGEKIISFESCMTQLFTEHFFGGSEILLLLVMAYDRYVAICKPLHYLVIMRQRVCVALLVVSWVGGFLHSVIQLSTVYGLPFCGPNIIDHFMCDMFPLLKLVCTDTYLIGILVLANGGLICTLGFLLLLISYGVILHSLKNLSQEGRRKALQTCVSHVTVVVCFFVPSIFVNARPAKTFPIDKSLSVFYTVISPMLNPLIYSLRNSELTSAMKKLWRRNIISHFK